A window of the Helianthus annuus cultivar XRQ/B chromosome 4, HanXRQr2.0-SUNRISE, whole genome shotgun sequence genome harbors these coding sequences:
- the LOC110937700 gene encoding probable carboxylesterase 8 gives MADPKSDLDPYDFLKITQNPDGSLTRNRPLPSLPATPELTPDSQPALSKDIQLNSTNATFLRLYRPISPPTTTTGKKLPIIIYFHGGGFIVFSATSLPFHHSCGVVSAQSPTLVISVEYRLAPEHRLPAAYDDAMEAVLWVRDQALGINGCDEWMTELADYSKVYLMGSSSGGNITYNAGLRALDLDLNPIKIVGLIMNQPFFSGVERTESELRLFDDRIIPLVVNDLMWSLSLPEGCDRDHEYCNPLRDLNRSRIEKIKRLPKCLIRGYGGDPMVDRQREFAKMLETHGVHVIKKFDDEGYHGVEIFDQQKAQVLYDDIKTFIWTFTDKMSPL, from the coding sequence ATGGCCGATCCGAAATCTGATTTGGATCCTTACGACTTCCTCAAAATCACACAAAACCCAGACGGATCTTTGACCCGAAACCGCCCGCTTCCATCCTTACCCGCAACACCCGAGCTCACACCCGATTCCCAACCCGCTCTCTCCAAAGACATCCAACTCAACTCCACCAATGCCACCTTCCTCCGCCTCTACCGCCCCATATcaccacccacaaccaccaccgGAAAAAAACTCCCGATCATCATCTACTTCCATGGTGGCGGGTTTATCGTCTTCAGCGCCACGTCTCTCCCGTTCCACCATTCATGCGGTGTGGTATCTGCTCAGTCTCCAACGCTAGTGATCTCCGTTGAGTACCGTCTCGCACCCGAACACCGCCTCCCTGCGGCCTATGACGATGCCATGGAGGCGGTGTTATGGGTGCGGGACCAGGCTCTAGGGATCAATGGCTGTGATGAGTGGATGACTGAACTCGCGGACTATTCAAAAGTGTACTTGATGGGAAGTAGTTCGGGAGGGAATATAACCTACAACGCGGGTTTACGTGCACTTGATCTTGATCTTAACCCGATCAAGATCGTAGGGCTCATAATGAACCAACCTTTTTTTAGTGGGGTCGAGCGTACTGAATCAGAGCTAAGACTATTTGATGATCGGATCATTCCTTTAGTAGTGAATGATCTAATGTGGTCTCTGTCATTGCCTGAAGGTTGTGACAGAGACCACGAGTACTGTAACCCATTACGAGATCTGAATAGATCTCGTATTGAAAAGATCAAACGGTTACCGAAATGTTTGATCAGGGGTTACGGTGGCGATCCGATGGTGGATAGACAAAGGGAGTTTGCTAAGATGTTGGAGACACATGGTGTGCACGTGATCAAGAAATTTGATGATGAAGGGTACCATGGTGTGGAAATTTTCGACCAACAAAAAGCACAAGTTTTGTATGATGATATCAAGACTTTCATATGGACATTTACTGACAAAATGTCTCCTTTATGA
- the LOC110934095 gene encoding glyoxylate/hydroxypyruvate reductase HPR3: MDPQNNQSPCLHPQELRQVLVLQPPYIFKIHEHLFTDRFQVLKEYESPLPTRDFLHAHAQFVKVVLCSGTGPITAEVIRDLLALKLVVTDATGVNHIDMAECGRRGITITNAGDVYSDDIADAAVGLLIDVMRRITSGERFVRDGCWTTSRVYPLGAKFMDLGVLVCGFGGFDLGGFIRFGGGAGVGGGGGVEVGGGGEGGGRGGGVWREKRRSSATVLRLAFDSDALVLCCALTNNTRHMIDNKVMKALGKKGIIVNVARGALIDEVELLKCLVEGEIGGVGPDVFETIWSLIWLC, encoded by the exons ATGGATCCACAAAACAACCAATCTCCGTGTTTGCACCCACAAGAACTTCGGCAAGTACTTGTGCTCCAACCGCCATACATATTCAAAATCCACGAACACTTGTTCACGGACAGATTTCAAGTCCTCAAAGAATACGAATCACCATTACCTACCCGCGACTTCCTCCACGCCCATGCGCAGTTTGTGAAAGTCGTCCTATGCTCTGGCACGGGTCCAATCACAGCTGAAGTGATACGTGACCTTCTGGCTCTCAAACTTGTTGTCACTGATGCAACTGGCGTCAATCACATCGACATGGCTGAATGTGGTCGTCGAGGTATTACAATCACTAACGCTGGAGATGTGTATTCCGATGATATAGCTGACGCCGCGGTGGGACTGTTGATCGACGTCATGAGGAGAATTACAAGCGGTGAAAGGTTTGTTCGCGATGGTTGTTGGACAACTTCTAGGGTGTATCCTCTAGGTGCTAAG TTTATGgatttgggggttttagtttgtGGATTTGGGGGTTTCGATTTGGGGGGTTTTATTCGATttggtggcggagcaggggtgggaggtggtggcggagtggaggTGGGCGGCGGAGGTGAAGGTGGTGGCAGGGGAGGTGGTGTCTGGAGGGAGAAGAGGAGAAG ctccgccactgtcCTCCGACTCGCTTTTGACAGTGATGCTCTCGTGCTTTGTTGTGCGTTAACCAACAACACACGCCACATGATCGATAACAAAGTCATGAAAGCCTTAGGAAAAAAAGGTATTATCGTGAATGTTGCCCGTGGAGCCCTCATTGATGAGGTGGAGTTATTGAAGTGTTTGGTGGAAGGTGAAATTGGTGGTGTTGGTCCGGATGTTTTTGAAACTATTTGGTCATTAATCTGGCTATGCTaa
- the LOC110934096 gene encoding uncharacterized protein LOC110934096, translated as MFEAEALHWWNIVVRTEGKEKVKEMKWEEFIHKFLAKYCPPSETEQLEVEFFQLKMGNKIYREYVSRFNDISRLVSYLALTEEQLINRFIWGLPSEMRVFIKSKSPKTFAETVEAGAVMAAEMILRQTESPAPKRKWEERKGDTRNNNFKRPKTFPQCQNCKRFHTGECRFPCPNCKKTGHTLQECKEKKKCFKCGDPNHMRSECPELKRNDRTQPNQPKGRAFVLTTEEAKTNTDVITGTYLVNDVYARVLFDTGANRSLVSTTFRPYLNQASQTLDHAFTVEMADGSQQEIVEIVKNCKISLNNHVIPIDLMPMELGEFVIVIGMDWLTPYHAEVICDKRIVRLQLPNGKQLIVSGDRTDKTKNLITIAQAHKGLGGCL; from the coding sequence ATGTTTGAAGCTGAAGCTCTTCACTGGTGGAACATTGTCGTCCGAACAGAGGGAAAAGAAAAGGTTAAGGAGATGAAGTGGGAGGAGTTTATTCATAAGTTTCTTGCTAAGTATTGTCCTCCCAGTGAGACTGAGCAACTGGAAGTGGAATTCTTTCAGttaaaaatgggaaataaaatCTATCGAGAGTATGTTTCTCGTTTCAACGACATATCTCGATTGGTTTCTTATTTAGCATTGACTGAGGAACAACTGATCAATAGGTTTATTTGGGGTCTACCCTCTGAAATGAGGGTGTTTATCAAATCCAAATCCCCCAAGACTTTTGCAGAAACTGTTGAGGCTGGCGCCGTCATGGCTGCCGAGATGATTCTGCGGCAGACTGAATCTCCCGCACCAAAAAGAAAGTGGGAAGAAAGAAAGGGGGACACCCGGAATAACAACTTTAAAAGGCCTAAAACATTTCCTCAATGTCAAAATTGCAAACGCTTTCATACAGGGGAATGTCGTTTTCCTTGTCCAAATTGTAAAAAGACGGGTCATACTCTTCAAGAATGCAAGGAAAAGAAAaagtgtttcaaatgtggagacccTAACCACATGAGATCGGAATGTCCCGAACTTAAAAGAAATGATAGGACACAACCAAATCAGCCAAAAGGGCGGGCATTTGTACTCACCACGGAAGAAGCCAAGACTAATACAGACGTTATCACGGGTACGTATctcgtaaatgatgtatatgcgcgtgtgttatttgataccggtgcaaATAGAAGTCTAGTGTCGACTACCTTTAGACCTTACTTGAACCAGGCGTCCCAAACCCTAGATCATGCCTTTACAGTAGAAATGGCTGATGGAAGTCAACAAGAGATAGTCGAGATAGTTAAGAATTGTAAAATAAGCTTAAACAACCATGTTATCCCTATAGACCTAATGCCTATGGAACTTGGAGAATTCGTCATAGTCATAGGAATGGACTGGTTGACACCATATCATGCGGAAGTTATATGTGACAAAAGGATCGTCCGACTCCAATTACCCAACGGCAAACAGCTAATTGTATCGGGAGACCGCACTGACAAGACTAAGAACCTCATCACGATAGCACAAGCACATAAAGGATTGGGAGGCTGCTTGTGA
- the LOC110937701 gene encoding glyoxylate/hydroxypyruvate reductase HPR3 — protein sequence MGSQHHDRCPSSQPPQVLVIRPPPVFAVHEQYISNKFHILKAYDSPLPTHDFLQANAQFVKAVLCSGNGPITADVLRDLPALQLVVSTTTGVNHIDMAECRKRGIKVTNIQDVFSDDVADVAVGLLIDVMRRITGGHKFVRGGCWPVTEQYPLGSKLGGKKIGIVGLGNIGSKVATRLYAMGCIVSYTSRQIKDSTPFTFYPNVLQLALDSDALILCCALTNDTRHMINNKVMMALGKKGIIVNVARGAVIDEAELVKCLVEGEIGGAGLDVYENEPNVPKELFGLDNVVVLPHSSACTNECFQDAAEVAVGNLEAFFANKPLITPITNDF from the exons ATGGGTTCACAACATCACGACCGATGTCCGTCGTCTCAACCGCCACAAGTGCTAGTTATCCGGCCGCCACCCGTCTTCGCCGTCCACGAACAATACATCTCCAACAAATTCCATATCCTCAAAGCATACGACTCACCTTTACCTACTCACGACTTCCTCCAAGCCAATGCCCAGTTCGTTAAAGCTGTTCTATGCTCTGGAAACGGTCCGATAACAGCCGATGTGTTACGGGACCTTCCAGCTCTCCAACTCGTTGTCTCTACCACTACTGGCGTTAACCACATTGACATGGCCGAGTGTCGCAAGCGCGGAATTAAGGTTACTAACATCcaagatgtgttttctgatgaTGTAGCTGACGTTGCTGTCGGACTTTTGATTGATGTTATGAGAAGAATTACTGGTGGTCATAAGTTTGTTCGCGGTGGTTGTTGGCCGGTTACAGAACAGTATCCTCTAGGTTCAAAG TTGGGAGGAAAGAAGATTGGGATTGTTGGGCTTGGAAACATTGGTTCAAAAGTTGCTACAAGACTGTATGCCATGGGCTGCATAGTCTCATACACCTCAAGGCAAATAAAAGACTCCACCCCGTTCACTTTCTACCCAAATGTACTCCAACTCGCTCTCGACTCCGATGCACTCATTCTTTGTTGTGCGTTAACTAACGATACTCGTCACATGATTAATAACAAAGTCATGATGGCGTTAGGAAAAAAAGGGATCATTGTAAATGTGGCTCGTGGGGCTGTCATTGACGAGGCAGAATTAGTCAAGTGTTTGGTCGAAGGTGAAATTGGTGGTGCTGGATTGGATGTTTATGAAAACGAACCAAACGTCCCTAAAGAATTGTTTGGATTGGACAACGTTGTTGTTTTGCCACATAGTAGTGCGTGCACAAACGAGTGTTTTCAAGACGCTGCTGAAGTTGCGGTAGGTAACCTTGAAGCTTTTTTCGCAAACAAACCCTTGATTACGCCTATTACGAAcgatttttag